Below is a window of Candidatus Zixiibacteriota bacterium DNA.
GGTACTCGGGTGGGATTCACACCGGCTGGGAATCTCAATTTTGGTCTGTCAGCGATCACCGGTCCCGAGCAGGATCAGAACAACTCAAGCCGTCGGACGGTCATAGATTTTGACCTGACCTACAATCCAGCAGCTTTCTGGACCATTGGTGGAGAGTTCAACTATGGAACGGAGACTAAAGCTCTGGTAGGCAACAAGAGCGGCAACTGGTCAGGATTCCTGCTGATGAACAACTGGACTTTTGGAGATCGTTTCGGATTGACGACGCGGTTTGATCTGTTTAACGATGCCGATGGACTCCGTACCGGTACGGAACAATCGTGGAAAGCCATTTGTATATCTCCGTCCATGAGTATTGTTGATGGTCTTTGCGGACTCATCGAACTGCGGTATGATTTCTCAGATGAGGACACCTTTACCGCCAGTGATGGCACTCCCAAGGATAACCAGTTCTCATCCGCTTTGGAATTTACGTACGGTTTCTAAGAGTAGGAAAACACACAAGGAGTAGAAAAACATGTTTAAGAATCTTAAGATCAACACCAAACTGATCGCAATCTTCCTGCTGATCGGTTTGATTCCATTGGGATTGGTGGGAATCTCCACTCTCAACACCTCAACTGACGCCCTTGAAGGTGCAGCCTTCAACCAGCTGTCATCGCTCCGCGATGTCAAGAAGGGCCAGATTGAGAAGTTCTTCGGCGAGCGCGAAGGTGACATGGGCGTGCTGACGGAGACAGTCGGTACCCTGCGCCTGGAGGCGTTCAACAAACTGATGGCCGTTCAGGCTATCAAGAAGAACCAGATCGAGACTTTCTTTGGCGAACGCCTGGGAGATGCTCAGGTGCTGGCTAACAATCCGTACACAATTCAGGCCTGCAAAGACCTTGGCAAAGCCAATAATGCAGCCAAGACAAAAGGGTTATCCGGTCTGGGGTTGTTACAGGACGCGAAGTTCAGTCTCACCTACGAGACTTACAAACCGACTTTTGAAAACTACATGGAAGAGTACGGTTATTATGATGTCTTCCTGGTCGACCCCAATCAGGGCGATGTCTTCTTCTCAGTTACTCAGGAGCCAGACTTTGGCACCGTGTTGAGCAGAGAAGGGACCAGTCTGACGAGTGCCTGGGAGAAGTGTCTCACTTCGGGTGCACCGGCTCTGGCCGACATGGCGCAGTATGCTCCATCAAACAACGTCCCGGCCATGTTTGTGGCCTGCCCGGTCTTCGATGGCCGTGAAGCAGTCGGCGCTGTGGCTCTTCAGATTTCCACCGAGGCCATCAACAACATCATGCAGGAGCGTTCCGGTATGGGTGAATCGGGCGAGTGTTATCTCGTCGGTTCTGACCTGAAAATGCGTTCCAATTCATATCTTGATCCAACCAACCACTCAATTAGTGCCTCCCTCAATGGTAGTGTCGCCCAAAACGGCGTTGACACCAAAGCGGGCCGCGAGTCTTCAACCGGCAACTCCGGCATGGAAGTAATCCAGGATTACAACGACAACCCGGTACTGTCAGTCTATTCTCCGGTGGAGATTGGGGACGTCACCTGGGGTTGTATCGCTGAAATTGATGCTGCTGAAGCGTTCTGTCCCAAGGATGAGAACGGGACATATTTCTTCCAGAAATATCAGGAGATGTACGGCTATTACGACTTGTTCCTGATCAACCCGGATGGTTACTGTTTCTACACGGTAGCGAAGGAAGCTGATTATCAGACCAACTTCCTTAGTGGCCAGTACTCAAGCTCAAACCTCGGCGCCCTGGTTCGCAACGTCAGTAGCACGAAGGGCTTCGGCTTCGCCGACTTTGCTCCTTACGCTCCAAGTAACGGTGACCCCTGTGCTTTTGTGGCCCAGCCATGTACATATAATGGCAAGGTCGAGATGATCGTCGCCCTGCAGTTGCCGCTTGATGCTGTTAATTCGATCATGCAGGAACGAGCGGGTCTGGGTGAGACCGGTGAGACATATCTCATTGGTTCAGACAAGCTGATGCGTTCCGACTCATATCTTGATCAGACCGGTCACAGTGTATCCGCCTCGTTTGCAGGTACCGTGGATCGCAACGGTGTTGATACTGATGCGTCGCGTGATGCTCTGTCCGGCAATACTGATTCGAAGATAATCATTGATTACAATGGTAACCCGGTGCTGTCATCTTATGCGCCGCTTGATGTCTTCGGCACCCGCTGGGCTATCATTGCTGAGATCGATGAATCGGAAGCGTTTGCTGCCGCCAGTTCAATGCAGACTTCTACGATTACCATCGCGGTCATCATGATCGCTCTGATCGTAGTTGTAGGTTGGTTCTTTGCCCGCTCGATTTCGAAGCCTATTTCAAATATGGCTGAGATCGCTCAGGGTATCTCGACCGGTGATATCAATCATACCGTCAACGTTACGACCAACGATGAAATTGGTGTGTTAGGAAAATCTTTCACCTCTTTGATTGATTATATGAAAGAGCTTGCTGGTGCAGCAGAGAAAATCGCCGAGAACGATCTTACAATAGATATTGATCCTAAGTCCGAGCAGGATGTTCTCGGTCACAGCTTCAAGACCATGACCACCAACCTGACCGGTATGGTACGCCAGATGGGTGACAACTCGACTCAACTCGTCTCGGCCGCCACAGAAGTTGCCTCCGCGTCAGAACAGATGTCGCGTGGTGCCAAGGATCAGACCGACCAGGTGACCCAGGTCTCGACGGCGGTTGAAGAGATGACAGCCACCATCGTAGAGTCCGCCAGGAATGCTGGTGACGCCACCGAAGGCGCAAACGCCGCCTCCCAAAACGCCACCAATGGTGGCCAGATTGTCAACGAGACAATCCAGGGCATGCAGCGAATCGCTGATGTCGTTCGCGAATCAGCTGAGTCTATCGCCAAACTGGCTGCATCGGCTGATCAAATTGGCGAGATTATTGGTGTCATTGATGACATCGCCGACCAGACCAACCTCCTGGCTCTCAATGCTGCCATCGAAGCGGCTCGCGCCGGCGAACAGGGACGCGGCTTTGCCGTCGTAGCTGATGAGGTCAGAAAACTGGCCGAGCGCACGGGCAAGGCGACCGGTGAGATTACCGGCATGATTAAAGGTATCCAGCAGGGGACCGAAGAAGCCGTTGGTTCGATGGAAACCGGTGTTCAGGAAGTCGATCAAGGTCGGGTACTGGCTGACAAGGCCGGTAACAGTCTGACTGAAATTGTCAATATGTCGCAGAGCGTCATGGACCAGATCCAGCAGATGGCGACAGCCTCTGAGGAACAGTCTTCAGCAGCTGAGCAGATTTCCAAGAACATTGAGAACGTAGCTTCAATCGCCAGAGAGTCGGCCACCGGAGCCGAACAGTCAGCGACGGCAGCGGAAGAGCTAAACCGTCAGGCGGAAGGCATGCAGCAAATGGTCGCTCGGTTCAAGGTCAAACAGGAAGCGTAAGCTAACTTGCTGTGTTCGTCTGATTAACGAAGACATGAAATAAGACGTGGACCGGGACTGATCCCGGTCCACGTCACACTAATATTGAGGATTCTCACAATGGGCAAAGAGACAGACAAGTCCTTCGATGAGCTAATCCAATTGGTTTCATTCAAGCTTGGTCAGGAAGAGTTTGGCGTGGACATTATCAAGGTCCAGGAGATCAACCGGATGGTCCCGATCACGAAGGTTCCTCAGGCACCGCACTATTGCGAGGGAATAATCAATCTCCGCGGTAAAGTGATTCCGGTCATTGATCTGCGTAAGAAGTTCGAGATGAGTGTCGAGGAATGGACCAAGAACACCCGAATCATTGTTGTTGATATCAATAATAGTGTCACCGGCATGATTGTGGATGCGGTCGATGAAGTTCTTCGGATTCCACGCTCGACTATCGAGCCAGCTCCTCCCGTCATCAGCTCAGTGAACTCTGACTATATCAATGGAGTTGCCAAACTGGAAGAGAGCCTTCTTATCTTCCTGAACATCGGTCGTATCGCCGGTGAGGCGAGAGAAGAGATTGGTGAAGTGGAAGAATTACTAGCTTAGACGGCAGACAAGACAAGACGAATGCGGGTCGGGATTACTCCCGACCCGTTTTTTTTGTGTTCGGAAGAGCAGTCCTATCCTGTGTAAGGTTTTTCAAACTGAATGAAGAATGTTAATCCGGTCTCTTCCGCTCGAACGAACCGAAGACCTGCCGCCGAGACCAGACGCCGATAGTAATTAAGGTCATGTACTTTGTTCGGCCGCCGGCCGCCATAGGCAGGGGTGATGGTCTCATGGGGAAGGCGGATCAATATCTTGAAGGCAAAGATGTCTTTATTACTGCCTTCTCGAATCGGTGAATGGATATCCCAGAGAAGGAACTGTCCACCCTCTCGGAGGGTTCTGAATACTTCGGCCATAACCTGTGGGTGAGTTTTCTCATCCATGAACATAAAGGTGAAGAATGCTGTTGTGGTCGGAAAGGTGTTGTCAAGAAACGGTAGACTGGCAGCATCAGCGACAACCTTGATCGGACCGTCCGGAGCTTCTTCAAGCTCTTTCCTTCGGTTGTCTATTGCTATTACTTCACGACCCTTCAGCCGGCCAATCACGCCTTCTCCCCCGCCACCAATGTCGAGGACGAGGCCGTCACATGCAAAATCCCTGACGATTACTTCCTGATCTTCAAGGCAGTGTATCCGGTTTTCATCCGGCCATGAATGATGATCGTCGTTCATCGGTCTCCTCAGCATCCGTCAACATGCCCTTCCCACATTCTCAGGTACAGCCCACAGAAGTGGACGCCTCGAACCAATCTATGAGAATTCCATATCAATAACCGGCACATCATCCTCAATACGCTCTCTACGGTTCTCCATGAACCTATGACACCAACCGTTGAGATTGTGGGCATCCTCAGCGTGAATGATGATGTACAGCTCAATTTCGCGCAGCTTCAGGAAATCGGGAATGCACTTCATCCATTTCAGGTCCAGGTGGTTCTCCCACTCGTATCCGGTCATTATCCCTTCGAGGAATCGACGTGCAAAGGGGACATTCTCCCCGATCGATTCGTCCCGCAGCATATAGAACAACGTAATGGCAATGTCGTTGGAAAACCAATCATAGTGACAGTCGTCAAAATCGAAGACGGTGATGCCACTTTCTGTCACAAAGAAATTCCCATGATGTAGATCACTGTGGATCAGCCCATAAGAATCAACATCGGCGGGTAGAGCATGCAGACGTTGTTCAACTTCATGGCATCGTTGTATCACTAACGGCTGATCGGCCGGCAGATATTTGTCTGGATCGCGATACTCATCCTCGTGCCACTCGTGTCGTTTGAGAGCAGAGCTTGGAGGATTGTAGTTCTTCGTCGCGGCGTGCATCTTCCCGAGAGTCTCCCCCCAGTTTTGAAACAGCTGATCACTCCAGTCATCTTTGCCCGGACAATGACCATCTACCTTTTCGAAAGCGTAGACGAGAAAATGGGAATCATCAACACCGACAATCTCAACCATCTCGCCGTTGATCGACGAAATGGCTCTCCCGACAGACACGCCGTGATCCGCTAGAAAATTGGTCCAATCAAGCTCTCCCCTGATTGCATCCGCCGAGCGATGAATGCTATGGGTTATTTTGAGAATATACTGCCTGCTCTGTTGTTCGAACTCGTAGACAAAGCTCTCGAATGAACCCAGACGAGTGAGCTGGCTTTCCTTAATACCGTATCGACTCGCAACCTCGGACAGAACGAAATCCTTATGCTCCGTAAATATGGTCTGGCTTCTCTGGTCCATAAAGTAGATTTCCTCCTAATGATCGCCAAGTGATCTGGCTATCATACGGATTTCGATAGATACTGTTCCAAATGCTCACGTCGTAGGGTAAACTCGAACCCTTCATGGACGAGTTTGTAACCCATTTGTGCGTTTATTCTGCGGATGGGTTCGTTTACGGCACGCATGTTTGTGGTTAGTTTCTCAAATTTGGGATAGCGTCTTTCCATTTCAGTAAACATCGCCGCCTTGAGCCATTTTGCCAGTCCCCGCCGCCGATAGTCACTACGTACACCGGTCATAGCCTGGTAGACCTCGCGCGGATTGGTGAGACTCAGAAAGACATTGGATATTCCTACCAGCTTGTTGTCATTGTCAACCAACAGGACCTTTGGGGCTGCCGAGTTATTCTCTTTGCGCCATTGGGTCTGCCGTCTGATATCATCCGTGCTTACATGAAACGGCGTCCCGGTATCGTGTTCTTCCGGCATTTCACGTAATGTGTCTGTCAGTAATTGAGCCAGATTTTCGATGTATCTATCCGGGGGTTCATCGAAGAATTCCAGTTTCAAGTCGGCATTCTGCTGTGGGATAGTGTCAAGCCAGTCTTCGATAACCGAGCGATTGACGTTATCACGATGTAGCTTAAAAGTGTCGAGTTTGCAGAGTTGCTCCGCTCCAAATTGCCGAAACACGTCACACATATGTTCCAGCTCGGCCATAGTGTGTGTTTTGCTACAGCCGTACTTGTCCATCAGACGAGCGAGTTCATTGGCCATTGTCGTCACTATTGCCGGAGGAACATCCGCATCTACCAGTTCAGTAAAAATATGAGCGTTCTCATTGGTGGTGCCACGATGGCTGATGATGAATTGCATCCAACCAACAACGTCATCTCCGTCCAGAAGAACCATCGAACTACAGCAGTCCTCCTTCTTTATGAACGACAGTTGACGGTCACGAAGTTCTTCCCAAGTCACGGAGGAGAACATTGCTCCATACCTGTTACGTAGTTCAACAAACATGTCGTAGTAGCTTCGCCAATACTGGTCAGTGAAATCCGGATGGTTGATATGCATTACGGTGAACACGGTGTATCCTTCCGATTTTGTATCTTCATCTTTCCGTCAGTCTGATCTCGCAGAAAAGACTTGATCCATCGACAACGTCAAGTGTGTACGATTCGTCAAAGCCGACCATCAATCTCCTGAAATCATCCCGATTATATGTTGTCGCGTGGAATCCGTCTTTGCAAATGATCACGCCGTTTCCGGTAGCATCCCAATCTATCTCACCCAACTGGCCAGCTTCCGATTGAATTCGGAACCATTCCAGACGATCATCCCAGAAATCTGAAGCGTAACTGGAGAAGAGTAAACGCCCTCCCGGTTTAGTCACACGTACCGTTTCTTTGAGCAATTCATACGGATTCACATGGAAGGCAGAAATGCCATTTTGGATGCAGATAATACAGTCGAAGGAGTCATCGGCAAAACCCAGAGCTACTGCATCCATGCACACGAGTTCGATATTGTCGGAATTGTTGATCGAGTCATCTGCCGCCAGAAGGCTAGCCAGAGAATTGTCTATGCCGACAACATTACCAACTTTCTTTGCCAGCCGCTTCAGAACACGTCCATAGCCGCATCCCAACTCCAGCACCGTGTCCGAGGAGTGTAGCCGCGACATAACGTGAACGATTTCAGCTTCGAGGTACTGGCGTACCCGAGGCGGGGCAACTTCGTACACGCCGCGCAGTCGGTCGGCCGCTAGTTTGGTTTTGTAGTAGTCTGTCATTGTTCAGTTGGGAAGAAGATAATAAGGCACGTCGTAACAAACAAGTGGCAGGAGTGGAATAAACTCAATCAGGTTGTGTCATTTCACTTTCTCAATAGCATCATCTAACCCTGTCGTTACTTCATCCCATTGAAATCTGCCTACGCTCCGGCGGGCTCGATCGGGCTGGCTTTGCCAGATGTCATTATCCGACGCGGCTCGTTGCGCCAGGGTAGTCAAGCACTCCGCAAGGGCAGATGGTGATCCGTCGTAGAAAAATTCGTCAGGGTCATCGCAATCAATAAGTTCTGGATATGCCAGACGATTTGGCAACAACGGATAGGCTCCGGCGGCGATTGCCTCTACAGCACTAATGCCAAAGAACTCATGCTCGGCGGTCGAGACGAAAACATCCGATTCCATCAAGGCCGCTTCGTAATCTGCACGGTCTTGCTGGTAGCCCCAACGATCAATAACGTCGCTGAAAAGATCCCTGGCCTCCTCAAACACAGGTGGTACCTGCTGGAATTGTGGACCGATCACACTCAGCCTAAAGTTAGCATCTCGTTTGTCGAGTAATTCAATAGCCCTAAAAAAACTCTCCGGACTTTTGTCGTATTCCCAGCGAGCCGCCCAGAGAATACGCAGAGGTCCGGGTTTTCTGGGTCCACAGGGATCGAAAGAGTCAACGCCCGGACAATGGACCGATGACTTGGCCTCAATGGTGTCAATCAGATTAACCGGTTGGTAATCCGGCATACGGCGCAGGAAGTCACGTATTCCGGTCAGGAACGAGTCCTGATGAAACTTCGAGTTGAACCAAACTTCAGTCGCTGCCAAAGCGGTGGTGAAATTGGTCAGCGCAAATTGCAAATCGCGCTCCTGCTGATGCCGTGCGGGATAGGTCAATTGGTTCTCGTGGAAATAGGTGACCCTTGGCAGCTTCTTCAGGCACGGATCGACGAGCCCAAGGAACTCAGCCAGGTTGAGCATGTCGGAACAAAACAGAACATCCCATTGCTCACCATTGGACAACCGCTGGTTGACATCTTCGGCGAAAGTGATCGCGGCATGACGCATGCGCCATTTCCATTTGTACCCGGGCAGACCTAGAACAGTCCACTCGTGGCGACTACGCGATTGCCAGCCATCGAGGAAGGCTCGATGGCTTCCATCATAGAATGGTTCAAGAGCCAGGATTCGCATTAACGTTAGTGTACAATGTTATGCACCCTGGTGCAAGTGCATGGACATTATTATGGGCACGCCGGCGGGGCAGGACCACCAGTGAACAAGTACGAAACCAGATAGGTCAGGTCAGCAATATCTATTGGACCTCCCTCACCTGTTATGCCATCAACATTTCCTTCTTCCGTACACCACGGAGCGTCTCCACCCAGGAACAGGTAGGACACAAGAAAAGTGAGATCAGCGATATCCACAGGTCCTCCGGAACCAATGATGTTATCGAGATTGCCACGATTTAGACAGCAGTATCCCGGGTTCAGCACAACATCGACCTGATTATTCTGTGCCATCATTACAACTGTGTCAACCGTCTCCCATCCCCAACGGCTGATTTCGATCATTTGGCTACCGCCCCCGACAGAATCAATGGTATAGTCGCCAAATTCATCGGTGGTTGTGGATTGGCCGTCAGACAAGACAGTGATTAGTGTACTGGACAGATCGTCATCCCCAACTGACATGGTCACAGTGCCTGAGAGGGAGAAGTAGTTGCTTACAGTTACGATCATTGAATCTTCGGTCGAATTACCGGCTCTATCATGAGCTCGCACGCGCACCATATAGTCGCCGTTGTGGAATGATGCTGTCGACCAACACTCAGGAACGTCCTCAAGCTCAATCGTCGAGTCGCCATCAGTGTTGGTCATAATAAAATAGTATTGGCGAAGGTCGTAATCGCCATACGTTTCGCACACATCATCGTTGCGAAAGATAACATACACATCATCATTAATCTCCGAGTAGCGACCGAGCGAGCCAGTGAAACAAAATGAATTTGTCCATGTAATAGATGAATCACCCTCGATAGCATATTCCAGTTGATATGGAATGAGCTTATGGTCATAGTCATTGATGTAGTCGTAGGCTCGGCAGATAATATCGACATCGCCGCTGATCGAGTCGTCTCCGGAAAAATAGGTCTTCGACAGATTGTCACTGAAGGCCAGTAATTGATCCGGCCAAACATCGTCGAAAACCGGTGGATCGGGATCATAGAGACCGTCAAGTTCATCCAAAAGGTTGCCGGCGAACTCCCAGTAATACCAATCAGTTTCCCATCTCCATTGTTCCCCCCAAAAACGGATCAGCGAAAAATGAAGGTGATGAAAGTCATACGGAAACGAAACGATCTCGCCCAGCTTGGTACCTTCTTCGACCCAATCCCCAACTTCCAAACCGGTGACAGTAATACTGTATTGGGTGAGGTGGGCATACATGTAAGCCAGGCACGTATCAGTCCCGGCCGAATCTCCGACAACAACTCGCCAGTGCAACTCCGCCGAGGTGGTGATTATAGCCTTAACCCAGCCCGACTTGATCGCATACACCGGCGTCCCGGGCGGCACCATGATATCAATACCCGAATGCATATATGGGGAGCAACTCGACCCTCCATAACACTGGAACTGACCATAGTTATTCCCGAGGCGGTGAACAGTGCTGTCGGGGAATACCGGCCAATCGAGTGCAACGACGTTAGCAGCACAAAAGAACACTAGACTCAGAACAAGAATCGACCGTGCAAGGTGTTTCATAGCAGACCTTTCGTGTGGCGACAACATCTTCATTGTTACCTCTGGACGAGAGCCGAGGCAAGAACACGTCTGGCAGTTAGTAGGCTTACAATATTATGATAACACAAACGCAGGACATTGTCAAGACTGCGCGACCATTACTCCCCCGCCCCACTTCGCATCGACAACGCAATCCGTCCGCGCTCGTGGTCAACATTCAGAACAGTCACTTTCACCTTCTGGCCGACCTTGGCAACTTCCGATGGGTCTTTCACAAACCGATCAGCCATCTCACTGATATGAACCAGACCGTCCTGGTGCACTCCTATATCAACAAAGGCCCCGAAAGCAGTCACGTTGGTAACAACCCCCGGTAAAATCATATCCGGTTCGAGATCACTCGGGCTTTTGACCGAAGGATCAAAATCAAAAGCCTCGTAATCTCCTCTCGGATCCCTTCCTGGTTTGGACAATTCATCACGGATATCAAGCAGCGTCGGCATCCCAACCGTGTCACTCTCATAGTCATGAAGTTTGATCTTCCCTCGTAGCGATTCGTCAGCCACGAGATCCGCCACTGTGCAGCCAAGATCGGACGCCATAGAGTATACTACCGGATAGCTTTCGGGATGAACAGCACTGCTATCGAGAGCGTCCACAGCATCGCGAATACGAAGAAACCCGGCTGCCTGTTCAAAAGCTTTGGGACCCAGACGGCTGACTTTCTTGAGCACCTTACGCGCTTTGAAAGGGCCATGCTCGTCACGATAGGCCACGATGTTCCCGGCCAGTTGGGGACCCAGACCGGAGACGTAAGTTAGTAATTGCTTGCTTGCCGTATTGACCTCTACTCCGACAGCATTGACACAACTTCCCACGACGTCATCAAGGCGATTTTTCAGCGATGGTTGATCCACATCATGCTGATACTGTCCGACGCCTATCGACTTGGGATCAATCTTAACGAGTTCAGCCATAGGGTCCATGAGGCGTCGCCCGATTGAAACTGCACCTCGAACAGTGATGTCGTGCTCGGGGAACTCCTCACGCGCCACATCCGATGCGGAGTACACCGAAGCACCCGACTCGTTCACCATCTCAATGACGATATGATCGTGCAGGCCTAATTCGCGAACAAATGCTTCCGTCTCGCGCCCGGCGGTACCGTTGCCAATAGCGATTATCTGCGTTTTGAATTTCTCAACCAGCGCTTTGATATCCTGCCCGGCATCGTTGCGTTCCTTCTCTGACTTATGCGGAAAGATAGTCGTGTTAGTCAGGAGTTTCCCCTGGGCATCAAGGCAGACAACTTTGCATCCGGTACGAAACCCGGGATCAATGGCAAGAATCCGTTTCTGTCCCAGCGGAGCCGCCATCAACAGTTCACGGATGTTGTCGGCGAAAACACGGATCGCTTCTTCGTCAGCCTGTTTCTTCATCTCCATACGGATTTCTGTTTCCATCGCCGGAGCGAGCAATCTTTTATAGCTGTCTTCAACGGCCAGCTGGACTTGCTCGGAGGCGGCGTTGTCGGCGATGACAAATATGCCCGTGAGAATTCCTACGGCTGTTTCCACCGGTGGCCCGATCTTCAGCGACAATATTTTTTCATTCTCTCCGCGACGCATGGCCAGCACCCTGTGGGAAGGAGCAGTCGCGACTCTCTCCTCCCAATCGAAGTAATCCGAAAACTTTGCTCCCACCGCTTCCTTGCCCATCATTACGGTTGTACGAATTGTCCCCTCATCTTGGAAAAGCGCTCTCAATCGAGCGCGCGCGTCGGCATCTTCGTTGACCCACTCGGCCACAATATCACGCGCTCCCGCCAGAGCATCCTCGATTGTGGCAACATCTTTCTCCTCGTTGATAAACGCACCTGCTTCGGCCACAGGATCAATAGCGTCCTGCGTGAAAATCAATTCGGCCAGCGGTTCCAGACCACGTTCCCGGGCGATTGTGGCGCGGGTGCGACGCTTGGGACGAAATGGAAGATAGATATCTTCGAGCGTGGCCATATTTTTTGCGGTTTCGATTTTTGTTTTGAGTTCATCGGTAAGAAGATCACGCTCGTCGAGCGATTTGAGAATCGCTTCTTTTCTCTTGTCGAGTTCGCGCAATTGGGTGATACGATCACGGATCGTGGTGATGGCTACTTCGTCGAGACTTCCCGTCGCTTCTTTACGATAGCGGGCGATGAATGGCACCGTGGCATCGTCATCCAGCAGCTTCAAAGCTGCTTCGACCTGTGGTGCCCCAAGGGATAATTCTTTGGCTATACTTGTGACGTGTAAACTGCTCATCAATTCCTCGCTGACGGGTACTCGGTTGTTGGAAAGATAACCGAATACCGCTGTGAGGGGAACAGAAAACTCTCAATTTGTCACGTTCGCACTTTGTCACCCTTACGCGACGATGTCGCCACGCGATGATATCGCCACGCGATGATATCGCCGCGCGATGATATCGCCGCGAAGGCGGGGATCCAGTCTCACCTCTCTGTCACCCCTGTGAAAACAGGGGTCCAGTCTTATTGGTGGCCAACAGCTTGCTGTGGGATCAAAGAGCACATCGGCGGGTGCCATGCTCAAACTTGGGCCGGGAGGTATTACTTTATTTGTCACCCTCGCGAAGGCGGGGGTCCAGTACGATGGAGTCACCCAATCGGGCAGTGCCTGTGAGCGGAGCCGAAAGCTGACCACTACTCCGATTCGCTTGTGTCTTCCTTCTTGTCGTTGGCTGGCTTAACACCAATTGTCTCACCAATCTCTGATAGCACAGCTAGGATTTCCTCTTCGAGCTCTCCCTTGGCAAGCAGATTGGCGACCTCGCCCTTGAAGGTCTTCCTATTTTCTCTTCGGGCTTTCTTTAGGACGTCGGGGCATTCTTTTATAACATTGGAAAACCAGTGCAATTCGTCAATGCGCTCATATTTGATGAAATTTGTGAAGCCC
It encodes the following:
- a CDS encoding chemotaxis protein CheW is translated as MGKETDKSFDELIQLVSFKLGQEEFGVDIIKVQEINRMVPITKVPQAPHYCEGIINLRGKVIPVIDLRKKFEMSVEEWTKNTRIIVVDINNSVTGMIVDAVDEVLRIPRSTIEPAPPVISSVNSDYINGVAKLEESLLIFLNIGRIAGEAREEIGEVEELLA
- a CDS encoding methyltransferase domain-containing protein; the protein is MNDDHHSWPDENRIHCLEDQEVIVRDFACDGLVLDIGGGGEGVIGRLKGREVIAIDNRRKELEEAPDGPIKVVADAASLPFLDNTFPTTTAFFTFMFMDEKTHPQVMAEVFRTLREGGQFLLWDIHSPIREGSNKDIFAFKILIRLPHETITPAYGGRRPNKVHDLNYYRRLVSAAGLRFVRAEETGLTFFIQFEKPYTG
- a CDS encoding phosphotransferase; translated protein: MDQRSQTIFTEHKDFVLSEVASRYGIKESQLTRLGSFESFVYEFEQQSRQYILKITHSIHRSADAIRGELDWTNFLADHGVSVGRAISSINGEMVEIVGVDDSHFLVYAFEKVDGHCPGKDDWSDQLFQNWGETLGKMHAATKNYNPPSSALKRHEWHEDEYRDPDKYLPADQPLVIQRCHEVEQRLHALPADVDSYGLIHSDLHHGNFFVTESGITVFDFDDCHYDWFSNDIAITLFYMLRDESIGENVPFARRFLEGIMTGYEWENHLDLKWMKCIPDFLKLREIELYIIIHAEDAHNLNGWCHRFMENRRERIEDDVPVIDMEFS
- a CDS encoding HAMP domain-containing protein codes for the protein MFKNLKINTKLIAIFLLIGLIPLGLVGISTLNTSTDALEGAAFNQLSSLRDVKKGQIEKFFGEREGDMGVLTETVGTLRLEAFNKLMAVQAIKKNQIETFFGERLGDAQVLANNPYTIQACKDLGKANNAAKTKGLSGLGLLQDAKFSLTYETYKPTFENYMEEYGYYDVFLVDPNQGDVFFSVTQEPDFGTVLSREGTSLTSAWEKCLTSGAPALADMAQYAPSNNVPAMFVACPVFDGREAVGAVALQISTEAINNIMQERSGMGESGECYLVGSDLKMRSNSYLDPTNHSISASLNGSVAQNGVDTKAGRESSTGNSGMEVIQDYNDNPVLSVYSPVEIGDVTWGCIAEIDAAEAFCPKDENGTYFFQKYQEMYGYYDLFLINPDGYCFYTVAKEADYQTNFLSGQYSSSNLGALVRNVSSTKGFGFADFAPYAPSNGDPCAFVAQPCTYNGKVEMIVALQLPLDAVNSIMQERAGLGETGETYLIGSDKLMRSDSYLDQTGHSVSASFAGTVDRNGVDTDASRDALSGNTDSKIIIDYNGNPVLSSYAPLDVFGTRWAIIAEIDESEAFAAASSMQTSTITIAVIMIALIVVVGWFFARSISKPISNMAEIAQGISTGDINHTVNVTTNDEIGVLGKSFTSLIDYMKELAGAAEKIAENDLTIDIDPKSEQDVLGHSFKTMTTNLTGMVRQMGDNSTQLVSAATEVASASEQMSRGAKDQTDQVTQVSTAVEEMTATIVESARNAGDATEGANAASQNATNGGQIVNETIQGMQRIADVVRESAESIAKLAASADQIGEIIGVIDDIADQTNLLALNAAIEAARAGEQGRGFAVVADEVRKLAERTGKATGEITGMIKGIQQGTEEAVGSMETGVQEVDQGRVLADKAGNSLTEIVNMSQSVMDQIQQMATASEEQSSAAEQISKNIENVASIARESATGAEQSATAAEELNRQAEGMQQMVARFKVKQEA
- a CDS encoding GNAT family N-acetyltransferase, which gives rise to MFTVMHINHPDFTDQYWRSYYDMFVELRNRYGAMFSSVTWEELRDRQLSFIKKEDCCSSMVLLDGDDVVGWMQFIISHRGTTNENAHIFTELVDADVPPAIVTTMANELARLMDKYGCSKTHTMAELEHMCDVFRQFGAEQLCKLDTFKLHRDNVNRSVIEDWLDTIPQQNADLKLEFFDEPPDRYIENLAQLLTDTLREMPEEHDTGTPFHVSTDDIRRQTQWRKENNSAAPKVLLVDNDNKLVGISNVFLSLTNPREVYQAMTGVRSDYRRRGLAKWLKAAMFTEMERRYPKFEKLTTNMRAVNEPIRRINAQMGYKLVHEGFEFTLRREHLEQYLSKSV
- a CDS encoding class I SAM-dependent methyltransferase produces the protein MTDYYKTKLAADRLRGVYEVAPPRVRQYLEAEIVHVMSRLHSSDTVLELGCGYGRVLKRLAKKVGNVVGIDNSLASLLAADDSINNSDNIELVCMDAVALGFADDSFDCIICIQNGISAFHVNPYELLKETVRVTKPGGRLLFSSYASDFWDDRLEWFRIQSEAGQLGEIDWDATGNGVIICKDGFHATTYNRDDFRRLMVGFDESYTLDVVDGSSLFCEIRLTER